The region CAAGATTTTGAGAGTCAAGGAACCCCTGCTTCAATctgaaattttccagaaaaactCAACTATCGTATTTTGAATTCTAGCTTGTTTCAACCTAGTTTCTTGATTCCATTAACATCTTCGGTCTTCTCTaaagcttttgcaacaattcctAAGCTGTGAGACCTCCTGAAATGCTCTAACCAAATCGAGCTTCATCAAattctgatcaccatttggacaaggtagttttaagcaccatttgaactcaaacaagttaccacaatgtagtccttcactctctgatgctttcccctaacttatctagtgttgattgatcgtgttcattttattttaattttttgtggtttgcttgcttctgaaacttTTCTGAAATTCCTTGTGCTCAGTTTAGATAAAcgaatttggagcatgaggttgaattcgtgatgaggaggcgATCACGTTGGTGGTGGTCTCatgttctgaatttaccaaatgatgaaactccggtgagggACCATCGGAGAAGACGACCAAAGTTTATCTCAGGCCATTTGAGTTTGGAGATACATTGTATAATtggaatgttttgattggtccaATTTGAATTAGATCCCGTGTTTTATTCTGGCTAAATTCCACCGTGCATCCAAGCCTGAGAATTGTTGGATctgccatgtcaattaatgaggccAAATCAACGCTCCATATTTTTTCTAATTTtgtttctttttctatttttatttttaattgtattttcttttaaaattcatagaaaattcattttacatccaaaaaatcccaaaataatttctaaaagtctcttttatttttctccatctgatttttatttttccacattttattttattgatttttttatggaatttctcttttctcctttgttttacttgatttaaaaatacttttatggattttttaattctgaaaaatttattatatgcttcttattttatttctaaccttccataattttgatggccatttatttggtgtcttgaaggactttatggatttttcactttatttctattttaaaattcattttaaaaataattttgtttcattttatatttgtttgacctttgtgGACTTCTGTTGCTCTTGGATCATGATTGTTTTAATCATATGTCTCATCAAACTCAATAGAGTCCGTATAGAAAGACTAAGATGTCTTGTCCATAAGATCTAAcaataataaaatctcttacatGTGGTAAGGGGACTGAAGTACTCTCGGATTGTGAGGGGAACCAGTATATGTCTCAATGTTCTTTATTTTCCATACTTTACTATTTTATTGCATAACCAAACCAGAAAAGAAAGAACAAGTTTTCATAAAACCGGAAAAAGTTTTCAAagaacctaattcacccccctcttaggcgcaAACTCAACTTATATTTGGTATCAAAGCGGGTTATTGGTAACTTGCTCTTTAGATCCAGAAGATGGATTCCACAAGCGCAAACCCGGTTTTCAAAGATGGTAGTAGTAGCAACAAACCCCCTATATTttctggagaatattttgatttctggaaaatccgcatgaaagaacatttagaagcacaaggaTATGGTATATGGGAAATTATTGAAAATGGTCTGCATAGTCCAATTAGTATGGTCAATGGTGTTGGAACCCCTAAGGTTAAAAGTTCCTATGATGAAGACGATAAGAAAAGAATACTTAATGAAAAGAAAGATATCAATATTCTTCAAAGTGCATTAAATATGGATGActtcttccgcatatctcaatgtaaatcgaCAAAAGAAATATGAGACACTTTGGTGGAGACTCACGAAGGAACTGCTGAAGTTAAAAGATCCAGATTAAACACATTGAGTCAAGAATATAAAATGTTCATAATGCAGCCCGAAGAATCCATTATTGCATTGCAAAAAAGAATTTTTCACTTGATGAATCATTTTATTTCTCTCGAAAAGACCTTTacaaatgatgatctcaaccttaAAGTATTAAGATCCTTGACTAGAGAATGAGAACCAAAAGTAACGGTTATATTGGAGAAGAAAAGTATTTCTACCATGACATTCGCATCATTATTCGGAAAACTCCAAGAGAAGGAGCTTGAACATGGAACACTTGAAAAGCATGAAAGTCAAGAGAAGAAATCCAAAGGCATTTCTTTGAAAGTAGACTCAAAGGAAGATAGGGATGATGGCGCACCGGAGGAAGATGAAAATTTCAcgctccttgttaaaaggcttggtaGGTTTTTTGGTAAAAATGACAAATCCTTTTATACAAAAAGAAATAAACATTTCAAGAAAAGGGAGGCTTCCACATATACACAAGATGTCACATGCTATGAATTTGGAAAACAAGGTCATATAAAGTCGAATTGTCCGAAACTCTCCAAGAAAGGTGGCTTTAAAGGCAAGAAGGGATTCAAGAATAAAAATACATATGTTGCATGGGAAGATAATGAGATAAGTTCTTCATCCGGATCAGAAAGCTAAGAATGTGCAAATCTAGCATTGATGGCTTCACATCATTCCGATGATGAAAAAGATAAGGTTAGTAACGATTTTTATCTTTATGATAGTGATGAATAAGGTTCTATAAATGAACTTCTTAAAGAATGCAAAATTCTGTATAAAACAATATCATCACAAAAGAAACTAATTTCATCTCTAGAAGAAAAAGTCGTGACAATGGAAAAAGATGTCAatgatgaaaaacaaaagatgattagtgaaaaacagaattttgtatgtcaaaattatgaatcactttctttccaaattgtcTAATTAAAAAGGGTTCTTGAAAGGTACGAGAACGGAAAAATTGGGTTGGAAGGTTTCCTTAGCCAACAAAGATATTCCAATGAtaaaagtggacttggttattcaaagttttccaaaccaagttctagtaaaactatctttgttaaaGATAATGGCCAAACATCCAAAGAGAAAGTGGACAAGCCAAAAGTTGTTCGTCATTATCCTAAAAGGAAAAGATTTGCTAAAAAGaaatcttatgttcctagatatagaagaaattttgaacctacttgtttttattgtggaatagttggccatacacctaatgcttgatatgttagaaactttagtaTAGCAAGTGGGCATTACGTTTAGGTAAAGAAAGAtactaattatgaaggacccaaagcaatttgggtacctaacaaaacttaatttGTTTTGTAGGAATTCTTGAAATCCACATCAAATCTATGGTATCTAGATAGTGGTTTTTCCAAGCATATGACAGGAGACCTGGATTTTTTTTCAAATCTAGTGCTTAAGGTCAATggttatgttacttatggagataacaacaaaggaaatATGCTTGGCATAGGCAAAGTTGGATCACCACCTTTCACATCAATTGAAGATGTTCTTTATGttgaaggactaaagcacaatcttctAAGCATTAACCAACCTTGTGACAAAGGCTTCAAGATTAagttcacaaaagatgaatgcttggttgaagatgaagtcaccaatgaggtaaaactcaaaggtaaaagagtaaataatatatttatgatttcccttgatgattTGTCTTTGAAGGTAAAATGTCTCATGGTGAACAACAATGATGCATGGCTATGGCATATGAGAATTGCTCACATTCATATGGAACACTTGAATAAACTAGTCAAGCATGATATTATCATTGGATTTCCTAAGATGAAGTTTGTCAAAGATAGATTAtgtgatgcatgtcaaaagggaaagcaaaccaaatcaactttcaaaccaaagaatgtggtgtccacttcaaggccactacaattgttgcatatggacttatttggtctATCGAGAACAAGAAGCTTCAGAGGTAACATATAcgctttagttattgttgatgatttttttagatatacttggacattctttttagtctagaaaagtgatgcattcaaggcgttcaagaagtatgcaaggcaaatccaaaatgagaaatcactaaaaattgcctccataagaagtgACCATGGAGGAGAATTCCAAAACGCCTCTTTCGAAGAATTTTGCGAAGAACATGGAATCTTTCACAATTTCTTGACACtaaggactcctcaacaaaattGAGTGGTGGAGAAAAGAATAGGTCATTcgtggaacttgcaagaacaatgcttagcgactcGAATCTTCCaatatttttgggcggatgcggtaaGCACGACATCCTATGTAAGTAATAGAGTTATTATAAGACCTATTTTGAAAAAGACTCTTTATGAACTTTTAAAAGAAAGGAAACCAAACATTACTTATTTtcacatttttggatgcaaatgCTTTGTCTTAAACAATGACAAAGATAATCTCGGTAAGTTTGATGAAAAGTCCGCTGAAAGTATTTTTCTTGGCTATTCTCTctctagtaaagcatatagaatttaTAATAAACTAACTTTAACTATTGAAGAATCTATGCATGTTTCTTTCGATGAAACTAACCCCTCCAAGGAGGATGTTATTttgtgtgatgatgatgatattttAGATGTTCCTCAAGAAGATACTTCCAAAGTCAACAATGATAATCAAACGAAACATCATGAAGAACCAattcaacaagagtcaaatgaTAACGATGTACCTAAATAATGGAGAACTCATAGAGATCATCCAATTGATAAAGCCATTTGTGATATTAGTCAAGGAGTTGCAACAAGATTAAATCTCAAACATGCATGCTTGAATATGGCATTTGTTTTACAAATTGAACCTTCCAAAGTTGATGAAGCCTTAGGAGACGACCAATGGATAGTTTCAATGCAAGAAGAGTTAAACCAAttcgaaaggaatcaagtttgggaacttgtccctagGCAAAGTGGTAAACACATCATAAGTACCAGATGGGTATTTAAGAAAAAGCTTGATGAGAACGGcataattgttcgaaacaaagcaagGTTGGTGGCCCAAGGATACAATCAAGAGGAAGGCATTGGTTTTGAAGAAACGTTCGCtccggttgcaaggttagaagctatccgtttattacttgcttatgcttaTTCATTAAATTTTTagttattccaaatggatgtcaagagcaCCTTGTTGAATGGctacatcaatgaagaagtctatgtcaaacaaccctcggtctttgaagacttcaagaatccttcacatgtCTTCAAGTTGAAGAAATCTCTTTATGGCTTAAAGCAAGCACCAAGGGCGTGGTATGATCGACTTAGCAACTTTCTTTGTAAAAGAGGATTTGAAAAAGGTAAAGTTGAAAATACCTTGTTTATTAAGAAAACAAGAGGTAACATTTTATTGATTCAAGTCTATGTTGACGACATCATATTCGGCTCAACAAACAAAGAAATGTGTGAATAATTTTCATTtatgatgcaaggagaattcgagatgtccatgatggtTAAGATGGACTATTTTCTTGGACTCCAAATTAAGCAAATAAAGGATGGAATCTTCTTCAACCAATCAAAGTACTTCAAAGAGTTGTTGAAAAGATTTGACATGGATAGTTGCAAGGTAATGTCTACTCCAATGGGATTCggaacttatgttgatcaagatgaataAGGTGTTTCGATTGAAATTACAaagtatagaggtatgattggttccttACTATAGTTGACGGCAAGCCATCCTGATATAATGTTTAGTGCGTCTCTTTGTGCGTGGTTTCAAGCCAATCCAAAGGAATCATATTTCACCATTGTTATAAggatcatgaagtatctcaaaggaacaacgaaTGTTGGCctatggtatccaaaaggtagtatatgTGATTTAGTTGAATATTCTGACTCAGATTATGCAGGTTGCAAAACTGATAGAAAAAGTACAAGTGgaattgtagcggtaaattcatgaccatcaagctatggataagctagacgtcaaataaacaagagtcgccaccacgcttttattgtttccaagggaaaagggaaaagtacgaagaAAACCTAAAGGATAAGAAGTtctcaaatcaaaactaataaaattcaagagattacaggtaagggggttggttacacagagggaaggtgttagcacccaaagtgtcctagatactcccAGGGAGCCatttcttgtgtgcatatgtattctttgtacaaatgatgtttgcaatcAAATAGAAAGGAAGGATGAGAAAAGagttcattaattatatttttgtatttgacaagaccttcagacttgtgcctacataccaacataaaaatgagggatcaaaacctcatagttcgtggtatcaattttaatgtggatgcattgcttttaacaaaaaatttaagtttgaaaggcacaaaggcctaaaataatttgaatgagtgttagttatttttggcttttgaaaattttaagtcaagtatagttaagtttatttacaagtttgcttaagaaaagagtttgaaaaatgcgatggcataaggccaaagtttctagtttgcaatatggtcaaagtttagaaaaaacagacacaagcaaagaagatttttaaaaggagggagagattttaaaattaaagaagtggggaggaaatgaagagactaatcctaagcataaatttaaaagttgagagttgaaaagatcgGACCAATGGtgctgcaatccaatagacaagaatatcatatagaaacccacaattcccttggactttagaatcaagcaacaaacaatgcacaaaatatcaacttgaagagcaaggcatcaaataaagatatccccatccaagcttagaaactccatgatcttcttcaaattttcccatgtagtagatgaattctaagatggcataagtcacaggttcaaaataacagcttcacaatgatcatgttgcagatgaagtcaaatggatcttcaatattgtatcagatgaagtttcacattacaagcacttggttacatgaaagttggcattggccaagtccttttcataaggaatgttgcctaagttctaagtccaattttCTCAAAGCAAACCTATAGTTCAtacaagatattttttagggtttttgttcttattatgtacattaatggtcaaagaccacataaacaaacacaatatacacaaacaagatatatcacaaaatatggtccaaatggacaaagtgaaaatgacattaacataaacaacttgaatgctatgaataatggcaaatgaataaggcttaaaaaataaagtgcattaaagataaatgacttaaaattaaatgttagttgttaatgggatagaagttagtattgctttttcttctttttttgtttaagtcattctttggagaacactcaacccacttatcacaaacatggatccttgaaccaagacatcttagaaaggaaggaaaaaaggccaaattttcacacaataccatgaaagaggggagacttacaatctcactaactagaatgctatgccttttgtgtcaaactttagcgctatgttaagcatCGTAAattgacttatgtagaagtcacaactatttgaggtcgagcaatagaattttggtgttaatgcatgttagagacataacATGATGAcctatgctcatgaaacataccacacataaaaagaatatgcaaagtgtggggggtggggggggggggggggctaatctcatccatacttatgttgattttgcaatcaactagccttaggatatagagatatcataggttcATAACATGAATtcataaagaaggggaatgagatgaagagggaggagaaatagatcaaactcaaattggacaaaggaggacttttaccaagttaagatcattcattcattttgggagatggaatgtacattccatcaatcccctaaatccaatgatcttaagctaacaaagtcaaatcaaccttgaccaaggcccaacaacacaagtcaaactcacaaaggCAATTAGAATtgctctacacaattaatttggcatttaatcatttaaaaataatgcattaaattaaatatggccggtcaatttcctaaaacctcatcaaaacacaaaagaaatggcaatgagatttatcataggtcaaacaaggtcaaaggacattggagaaaatttttcagaatttttggaaacttaaaagcatttttaaacagttaaaaatattcacaaaattaattaaatcatgaaaatattaataatgatccaaaaaataatttttattcagaaaatgaaagaggattttgtttaaatttttttagtgaaactctcatattttttggataaatattaaaattaatatgaattaatgaaaataaaaggaataaaaataaaaatcaatggctctgaacacttctAGCTCATAGCCGAAGCCAAAGGCCGGTtatcttctccgatgaccctggccggactggttcaatcatcaccatatcataaatgaaaaagaaggacatgatcttaaagaaaaaatggcgtagatcacgaatatcacctcaacttaacctaactccaagtatatagagatacgtggagttgaattttgaggtgtgtcaactgagttacttcgatttgacctcaaagcaactcaatcttcttgcctacattgataggacttcaaacaactaaagatccaagagaattgagagagaatcgaagagaagaaaaatctggaaaaatacctccaatgttgtgcagaaatggatctatcttgcttcaattcgtgcttgatcttgcttatggaacttgtggaagtggcttaagagtaatgcaaagctttggattctggagtttttgaatctccaaacagtgagattcaaactcaaatttcaattgaaaattttaaggttttcctttgaattgtgagggtttgaatGGTTGGAGGCAAAGATGGCGTGCAAGGTCCTTCAAACTGAAgcattggacctctatttatagcaaaaggtGAGTGTTATTTTCACACTTGAAATTTACTTTCAAAATTGGCAATGCAATGTACATGCTTGCATGagcatgtacaggcccatgaagcaatgcaaaaaggtccacAATCAACTAAAATGAGGTCTGCATGAAGCTTGgatggcaaggcaaagttatttGAATATTTGAAGC is a window of Lathyrus oleraceus cultivar Zhongwan6 chromosome 6, CAAS_Psat_ZW6_1.0, whole genome shotgun sequence DNA encoding:
- the LOC127095956 gene encoding uncharacterized mitochondrial protein AtMg00820-like, with translation MAFVLQIEPSKVDEALGDDQWIVSMQEELNQFERNQVWELVPRQSGKHIISTRWVFKKKLDENGIIVRNKARLVAQGYNQEEGIGFEETFAPVARLEAIRLLLAYAYSLNF